In Streptomyces sp. NBC_01231, the sequence CGGCGCCGCGCCCGTACCAGCGGCCGTCCCGCTCGGTCAGCTCGAAGGGCGGGGTGGTCCAGGCGGCCTCGTCCAGGGGCGGCTGCACGTCGTAGTGGGCGTACAGCAGGACCGTCTTCGCGCCCTCGGGGCCGGGCAGGTAGCCGTACACCGACTGCGTGCCGTCGGGGGTGTCGAGCAGGGCCACGTCCTGGAAGCCCTCGGCGCCGAGCGCGGCGGCGACCCAGCGGGCGGCGCCCTCGCTCTCGCTCCTGGGGAACTGGTCGAAGTCCGCCACCGACTTGAAGGCCACCAGTTCGGTGAGCTCCTCCTTCGCCCTGGGCATCAGCGAGGCGACGGTCTCGGCGACCGGATTCGACGACATGGGCACGCTCCTTGTGGGTGCGACGTTGTACCAGTGAGTGCCGTAGATCCTCCCACAGTGGCCTGCGGCGACGTCCGCCGTAGGATGCGGAGGGACAGGTGCGGCAGCGGTTTGATCGGGAGCAGTAGACCATCGTGAGCAGCGAGAACTCTTCGGCGGACGACTCTTCGGCGGGCGACGGGCAGCGGGTGTGGGACGTCGTCGTGGTGGGCGCGGGCCCCGCGGGGGCCTCGGCGGCCTACGCGGCGGCAGTCGCGGGACGCCGCGCGCTCCTGCTGGAGAAGGCCGAACTGCCCCGGTACAAGACGTGCGGCGGCGGCATCATCGGCCCCTCGCGCGACTCCCTGCCACCCGGCTTCGAGCTGCCGTTCCGGGACCGCGTGCACGCGGTGACCTTCTCGAACAACGGCCGCTTCACCCGGACCCGCCGCTCCCGGCAGATGCTGTTCGGGCTGATCAACCGGCCCGAGTTCGACCAGCAGTTGGTCGAGCACGCGCAGAAGGCGGGCGCTGAACTGCGCACGGGTGTCACCGTCCAGCGCGTCGAGCAGCACGGCTCGTCCGTGCCGGACCGGCGCACGGTCGCGGTCGTCCTGCAGGGCGGCGAGACGGTGCTCGCGCGGTCCGTGGTCGGAGCGGACGGCAGCGCGAGCCGCATAGGGGCTCATGTCGGCGTCAAGCTCGACCAGGTGGACCTCGGCCTGGAGGCGGAGATCCCGGTGCCTGAGACGGTCGCCGAGGACTGGAAGGGGCGGGTGCTCATCGACTGGGGGCCGATGCCCGGCAGCTACGGCTGGGTGTTCCCGAAGGGCGACACGCTGACGGTCGGGGTGATCTCGGCGCGCGGCGAAGGGGCGGCCACCAAGCGGTACTTGGAGGAGTTCATCGGGCGGCTGGGTCTGGCCGGGTTCGAACCGAGCATCTCCTCCGGCCACCTGACCCGGTGCCGTGCCGACGACTCGCCGCTGTCGCGCGGGCGGGTGCTGGTGTGCGGGGACGCCGCCGGGCTGTTGGAGCCGTGGACCCGTGAGGGCATCTCGTTCGCGCTGCGCTCGGGCCGGCTCGCGGGGGAGTGGGCGGTGCGGATCGCGGAGGCGCACGACGCGGTGGACACTCGACGTCAGGCGCTGAACTACGCGTTCGCGATCAAGGCGGGGCTCGGCGTCGAGATGAGCGTCGGCAAGAGCATGCTGACTCTCTTCGAGCGGCGCCCCGGCCTGTTCCACGCGGCCCTCACCGGCTTCCGTCCGGCCTGGAAGGCGTTCATGGACGTCACGCGCGGTGCCACGTCACTGGGCGAGCTCGTCCGCGCGCATCCGCTCGCCCAGCGTGCGCTGACCGCGATGGGCCCGCGGCCCGCGGACGCTTCGGGAACCTCGGGCCCCTCGGGCGGCGAGGTCACTTCGTGACCGTGATCCGGAAGACCGGGTGGTCGCCGGCGGCCGCGACGAGTTCCTCGTCGGTGGACTTGGCGGTGACGCCCTTGAAGTACTGGTTGACCTCCCAGCCCCACTTCTCCAGGTAGGTCCGCAGGATCGGGAGTTTCTCCGCGTCGGGAACCTCCACCACGGTGAACGCGCGCATCTTGCGGCCCACCCGCAGCTTCCCGCCGCCGGCCGCCCGCATGTTGCGCACCCACTGGGAATGGCCGCGGGCCGAGACGAGGTACTGCCCGCCCTCGTAGGTGTGCGGGTTGACCGGGATGCGCTGCATCTGTCCGCTCTTGCGGCCGCGGACCGACATCTCGGCCGTCCCGGCGAGACTGAATCCGTGCCGGGCCAGCCATCCGATGACGCTGTTGAGCCGGATGGCCATCGGGCTGCCCTGGAGGTAGTACGGCGACGATGTCGACATGGTGACTCCCACGTGTTCGAGAGAGCGGAGCTCTCACCGCTTCCGAGAGCACTGCTCTCGCTTGAGAACAGTGTGTACGAGATCGGTGCTCCAAAGCAAGAGCAGTGCTCTCTTTTGTGTGCACTGCTCTGATTTCATGGGACACTGAGTCGTATGAGCAGCAGCACCCCAGGCGGCGCCCGAGCCCGCGCCCGGATCGAAGTCACCGCCGCCATCAAGGACGAGGCGCGCAGACAGCTCGCGGCCGAAGGCGCCGCCAAGCTCTCGCTGCGTGCCGTGGCCCGCGAACTCGGCATGGTCTCCTCCGCGCTGTACCGCTACTTCCCCAGTCGCGACGACCTGCTCACCGCTCTCATCATCGACGCCTACGACTCCGTCGGCGAGCGCGCGGAAGGGGCGTACGCGGATGCCGCCGACGCGGGGCCCGTCCGGCGTTGGTCTGCGGTGTGCGAGGCCGTGCGCACCTGGGCGCTCGAAAGTCCGCACGAGTACGCGCTCATCTACGGATCACCGGTGCCCGGCTACACCGCGCCGCAGACCACGCTCCCGGCCGCCTCCCGGACCGGCCTCGTCCTGATCGGCATCGTCCGCGACGCGCACCAGGGCTCCGGTCTCGCCATGACACCGCTGCCCGCCGAACTGCGGCCCGAGGCCGAGCGGATCGCCGCCGACTTCGCCCCCGACCTCCCGCCGGAGGCGTTGGCGGCGCTCGTCGCGGCCTGGGCCGAGCTGTTCGGGCTGATCGGGTTCGAGCTCTTCGGACAGTTCAACCGGGTCGTCGAGGACCGCGAGCCCTTCTTCCGGCACGCGGTGACCCGCCTCGCCCACAGCGTGGGGCTGGTGGACACTCCCCAGGGGTGAGCCGCCGGAACGGGCGGGGCGAGCCCGGCGTACTTCGCCGGGAGTACGTGTGATCACCGCGCTCGGCGGACGCCACCGGGACCGGTGGGCGTCTAGCGTGGCCGTCATGGACGAGCAGAAGTCCGCGGGCGGCAGCGGGGCACCCCGGTGGTGGCGCAGCGGGCCGGCGTGGTGGAACCGCTGGGACGAGCGGGAGCGAAGCGGCCGGTGGCCCTGGCTCTCCACCCTGCTGCTCACCGTGTTCGTGCTCGTCGGCTCGACCTTCGCGGCGCACGTACAGGAGAGCGAGCGGGCGGCCCTCACCCCGTTCGCGCGGCTGCTCCTGGTGGTGGCCTCGGTGCTGCTGCTGTGGCGGCTGCGGTATCCGGTGGTCGTCGTGTTCGGCACGGCGGCCGCGGCCATGGTCTACCTGGGCGCCGGATATCCGTACGGGCCGGTGTTCCTGGCCGTCGCCCTGGCCTGCTTCAGCGCCGTCGTCTCGGGGCATCGCAGGGCCGCGTGGGCGGCGCTGGGGATGCTCTGGGTCGGGCACGTCCTGGTGGCGCACTGGCTGTACCGGTGGCTGCCGCCCTCCGGGGACCCGGCCGCCTCCTGGGGCGAGGAGATCGTGGTCGCGACCTGGGCGGTGGCGATCGTCGCGGTGTCGGAACTCGCCCGCACCCGACGTGAGCAGTGGGCCCGCGAGCGAACCGAGCGCGCCCAGGCGGCCCGTCGGCGCGCGGACGAGGAGCGGCTGCGCATCGCCCGTGAGCTGCACGACGTCCTCGCTCACAGCATCTCGGTCATCAACGTGCAGGCGGGCGTCGGCCTCGCGCTCCTCGACACCGACCCGGAACAGGCGCGCACGGCGCTGACCACCATCAAGGCGGCGAGCAAGGAGGCTCTCGGCGAGGTCCGTCAGGTCCTCGACACGCTGCGCACGCCCGGAGACGCGCCGCGTGCGCCTGCCCCCGGCCTGGACCGGCTGCCCGAGCTGGTGGAGCAGGCGGCGGGCGCCGGCCTCACGGTCGAGGTCGCGGGCGAACCGCCCC encodes:
- a CDS encoding geranylgeranyl reductase family protein — encoded protein: MSSENSSADDSSAGDGQRVWDVVVVGAGPAGASAAYAAAVAGRRALLLEKAELPRYKTCGGGIIGPSRDSLPPGFELPFRDRVHAVTFSNNGRFTRTRRSRQMLFGLINRPEFDQQLVEHAQKAGAELRTGVTVQRVEQHGSSVPDRRTVAVVLQGGETVLARSVVGADGSASRIGAHVGVKLDQVDLGLEAEIPVPETVAEDWKGRVLIDWGPMPGSYGWVFPKGDTLTVGVISARGEGAATKRYLEEFIGRLGLAGFEPSISSGHLTRCRADDSPLSRGRVLVCGDAAGLLEPWTREGISFALRSGRLAGEWAVRIAEAHDAVDTRRQALNYAFAIKAGLGVEMSVGKSMLTLFERRPGLFHAALTGFRPAWKAFMDVTRGATSLGELVRAHPLAQRALTAMGPRPADASGTSGPSGGEVTS
- a CDS encoding nitroreductase family deazaflavin-dependent oxidoreductase, translated to MSTSSPYYLQGSPMAIRLNSVIGWLARHGFSLAGTAEMSVRGRKSGQMQRIPVNPHTYEGGQYLVSARGHSQWVRNMRAAGGGKLRVGRKMRAFTVVEVPDAEKLPILRTYLEKWGWEVNQYFKGVTAKSTDEELVAAAGDHPVFRITVTK
- a CDS encoding TetR/AcrR family transcriptional regulator, with product MSSSTPGGARARARIEVTAAIKDEARRQLAAEGAAKLSLRAVARELGMVSSALYRYFPSRDDLLTALIIDAYDSVGERAEGAYADAADAGPVRRWSAVCEAVRTWALESPHEYALIYGSPVPGYTAPQTTLPAASRTGLVLIGIVRDAHQGSGLAMTPLPAELRPEAERIAADFAPDLPPEALAALVAAWAELFGLIGFELFGQFNRVVEDREPFFRHAVTRLAHSVGLVDTPQG
- a CDS encoding histidine kinase; the protein is MDEQKSAGGSGAPRWWRSGPAWWNRWDERERSGRWPWLSTLLLTVFVLVGSTFAAHVQESERAALTPFARLLLVVASVLLLWRLRYPVVVVFGTAAAAMVYLGAGYPYGPVFLAVALACFSAVVSGHRRAAWAALGMLWVGHVLVAHWLYRWLPPSGDPAASWGEEIVVATWAVAIVAVSELARTRREQWARERTERAQAARRRADEERLRIARELHDVLAHSISVINVQAGVGLALLDTDPEQARTALTTIKAASKEALGEVRQVLDTLRTPGDAPRAPAPGLDRLPELVEQAAGAGLTVEVAGEPPRLAPGTDLAAFRIVQEALTNVVRHSGSRHAWVRLDHDGGALRLRIDDDGPATGAEAGGSGNGLAGMRERAAALGGTIEAGPRGDGGFRVLAVLPSKVKEEDR